From the Desulfobacterales bacterium genome, one window contains:
- a CDS encoding tripartite tricarboxylate transporter substrate-binding protein, whose translation MPRSLFRNKDLSLIVATRPVGNYDIYGRLIAATLEKFLQANKISIRNIPGNGMIDGANAIYRSQPDGLTFGTFNSGLLTAQLAGTKGIQFVLEKFTWLANATVTPRLLAVRADLPQQTIEDLQKSGKPLMIPSSGIGGSAYNDGMLLRNILNLNLEIIPYYGGAQTTEALQKGTVNGRIGSYAAVMKDIKKGLLQPVLQWGAKAPDLSTVPFLTDLASPPMKSLVALMDAMAAIGRPFAAPPGVPEEQKQFLRKAFQETLQDKGFLESAKKAKLLIHFQSGAELEAMIIAALTQDNETVSTLKKFLRP comes from the coding sequence ATGCCGCGATCTTTATTTAGAAATAAAGACCTGTCATTGATTGTGGCCACCCGTCCGGTCGGCAATTACGACATCTACGGGCGGCTGATCGCTGCCACCCTCGAAAAATTTCTTCAGGCAAATAAAATCAGTATCAGAAACATCCCGGGCAATGGAATGATCGACGGCGCCAATGCCATCTATCGGTCGCAGCCTGACGGCCTGACGTTCGGCACTTTCAATTCCGGTCTTTTGACGGCCCAGCTTGCCGGTACAAAAGGAATTCAATTTGTTCTGGAAAAATTTACCTGGCTGGCCAACGCCACTGTTACCCCACGACTGCTGGCAGTGCGGGCAGACCTTCCCCAACAAACCATTGAAGATCTCCAAAAGTCCGGAAAACCGCTGATGATCCCCAGTTCCGGAATCGGGGGTTCCGCCTATAACGACGGCATGCTGTTACGAAATATTTTAAACTTGAATCTTGAAATTATTCCCTACTACGGCGGCGCTCAAACAACCGAAGCCCTGCAAAAGGGTACGGTAAACGGACGAATCGGCTCCTATGCCGCCGTTATGAAAGACATAAAAAAGGGCCTGCTGCAACCGGTGCTGCAATGGGGAGCAAAAGCCCCAGATCTATCAACAGTTCCATTTTTGACAGATCTGGCATCGCCGCCGATGAAAAGCCTGGTGGCACTCATGGATGCGATGGCTGCCATCGGAAGACCGTTTGCCGCCCCTCCCGGTGTACCGGAAGAGCAAAAACAGTTTTTGCGAAAAGCCTTTCAAGAGACCCTCCAGGATAAAGGCTTCCTGGAATCCGCAAAAAAGGCCAAACTTCTGATCCATTTTCAGTCCGGGGCTGAACTGGAAGCAATGATAATCGCTGCCCTAACTCAGGACAACGAAACGGTCAGTACCTTGAAAAAATTTTTACGACCATAG